Proteins encoded together in one Lathyrus oleraceus cultivar Zhongwan6 chromosome 5, CAAS_Psat_ZW6_1.0, whole genome shotgun sequence window:
- the LOC127087395 gene encoding protein NUCLEAR FUSION DEFECTIVE 4: MEWLANRWTGVAAAIWIQSSCGASYTFSIYSPILKSTQGYDQSTLDTVSVFKDIGANFGVLAGLLYSAVTPYGHRSSASKSKWSSLGGPWIVVAAGAVQCFVGFFFIWASVVGLINQPPVPLMCFFAWLASNGQTFLNTTNVVTGLRNFPQYGGTIIGIMKGFVGLSGAILIQLYHAFFDGEPTTFLLMLACLPAIICMLFMFLLRIYEVQDYDYKKHLDGFSVVTVIIVVYLMFIIVLQNFVSLPYWARAFTFVVLMVLLALPFGIAAKAHSEDLKILSQGRSIETAAPTIEYQELPREEVQVQDTSNDMLPLEVEMNILQAICTIEFWMLFVTMIAGLGSGLTVINNMSQIGESFGYSTIEISNMVSLWSMWNFLGRFGGGHVSDYIMHERGWPRPLLLTVTLGITILGHLIIATGLPGNFYLGPVLVGICYGTNWSLMPTITSEIFGVKHMGTIFNAIAAASPLGSYILSVRVVGYIYDKEANEDNSCFGIHCFMLSLLIVAGVSFLAFLVSLALYFRTRRFYKLVVLRKLKHYAR, encoded by the exons ATGGAGTGGTTAGCAAACCGTTGGACCGGCGTTGCGGCGGCGATATGGATCCAATCCAGCTGCGGTGCATCCTACACCTTCAGTATCTACTCTCCGATTCTCAAATCAACACAAGGCTATGATCAATCAACACTCGACACGGTTTCCGTCTTCAAAGACATCGGTGCTAACTTCGGTGTTCTCGCCGGCCTCCTTTACTCCGCTGTCACACCTTACGGTCACCGATCATCGGCATCTAAGTCGAAATGGAGTTCACTCGGTGGTCCTTGGATTGTTGTGGCGGCTGGTGCTGTTCAGTGTTTTGTGGGCTTTTTTTTCATTTGGGCTTCTGTTGTGGGCTTGATCAATCAGCCTCCTGTTCCTCTCATGTGCTTCTTCGCTTGGCTTGCTTCTAATGGTCAAACTTTCTTGAACACTACCAACGTTGTTACTGGCTTGCGTAATTTTCCTCAATATGGCGGCACCATCATTGGTATCATGAAG GGTTTTGTTGGGCTTAGTGGAGCTATCCTGATTCAACTGTATCATGCATTTTTTGATGGTGAACCAACCACCTTCCTTTTGATGCTAGCTTGCTTACCTGCAATCATCTGCATGTTGTTTATGTTTCTGTTGAGAATCTATGAAGTGCAAGATTATGATTACAAAAAGCATTTGGATGGTTTCTCCGTGGTCACAGTCATTATTGTTGTGTATCTCATGTTCATAATAGTTCTGCAGAACTTCGTGAGCTTACCATACTGGGCACGGGCTTTTACATTTGTGGTCCTTATGGTTCTACTAGCATTGCCGTTTGGTATTGCTGCGAAAGCTCATTCGGAGGACTTGAAGATACTCTCACAAGGTCGGTCCATTGAGACTGCTGCCCCTACAATAGAATACCAAGAGCTTCCTAGAGAGGAGGTGCAAGTACAAGATACTTCAAATGATATGTTGCCCCTTGAGGTAGAAATGAACATATTACAAGCTATATGTACCATTGAGTTTTGGATGTTGTTTGTGACCATGATAGCCGGTTTGGGTTCTGGGCTTACAGTGATAAATAATATGAGCCAAATAGGAGAATCTTTTGGGTATAGTACTATTGAGATTAGCAATATGGTGTCATTGTGGAGTATGTGGAATTTTCTCGGGCGTTTTGGTGGCGGCCATGTATCCGATTATATCATGCACGAAAGAGGTTGGCCGCGGCCCCTGTTGTTGACTGTAACTCTGGGGATTACAATTCTTGGTCATTTAATCATAGCTACTGGTTTGCCTGGAAATTTTTATTTGGGTCCTGTCCTGGTGGGAATATGCTATGGTACAAATTGGTCCTTAATGCCAACAATCACTTCTGAGATATTTGGGGTGAAGCACATGGGTACCATTTTCAACGCGATTGCTGCAGCTAGTCCACTTGGGTCTTATATACTTTCTGTGAGAGTTGTAGGATATATATATGACAAGGAAGCCAATGAAGATAACTCATGCTTCGGCATCCACTGTTTCATGTTGTCGCTTCTGATCGTGGCCGGTGTATCTTTTCTAGCATTTTTGGTCAGTCTGGCATTGTATTTCCGGACCCGGAGATTCTATAAGCTAGTTGTGCTTAGAAAATTAAAACATTATGCAAGATGA
- the LOC127087394 gene encoding uncharacterized protein LOC127087394, with the protein MASRIPQMQSKVAQASAAVSNHGSSYYKLLMEQNKHYIQEPPTVEKCQSLAKQLLYTRLASIPHRYNVLRKELDYAKNIMKNKQDLNLESASYAALFGLECFAWFCGGEIVGRGFTITGYYV; encoded by the exons ATGGCATCAAGGATTCCTCAGATGCAATCAAAGGTAGCTCAAGCATCAGCAGCAGTGTCAAACCATGGAAGTTCATATTACAAGCTGTTAATGGAGCAGAACAAACACTATATCCAAGAACCACCTACGGTCGAAAAGTGTCAGTCATTGGCCAAACAATTGTTGTATACTCGACTCGCCAG taTTCCTCATCGTTACAATGTATTGAGGAAGGAATTGGACTATGCTAAGAACATAATGAAGAACAAGCAGGATCTGAACTTGGAGAGTGCTAGCTATGCTGCTTTGTTTGGACTTGAATGTTTTGCATGGTTTTGTGGGGGTGAGATTGTGGGAAGAGGATTCACTATCACTGGCTACTATGTTTAA